In a single window of the Porites lutea chromosome 14, jaPorLute2.1, whole genome shotgun sequence genome:
- the LOC140925180 gene encoding frizzled-5-like: protein MAVTHNSVYIAWLFLTVFCFVSSKERKCEKIKIPMCQSIGYNLTSMPNMFNHDTQEEAALEVHQFWPLVEIKCSPDLKFFLCSMYAPMCQPNFNYDVPPCRSICERARTGCAPLMRQYGFSWPERMKCENFPQLGGNKLCMGRNATETNQTSTTTTSLTPLVPDSEQKDTATPHVNAVKESHHQGNCCSCRAPFVSVKDERFKQTLRDVSTGGVSSCVMPCNGTYFTADQENFASFWIGLWAVLCFISTLVTSLTFLIDMHRFKYPERPIIFLSFCYCFVAIGYIIRFLAGYKTVACDSQGLMRYETSGPAPCTIVFLLIYFFGMASSLWWVVLSFTWFLSAGMKWSTEAITNYSQYFHVAAWLVPAIQTIAVLAMSTVDGDPVSGICFVGNHNLRSLIIFVVVPLVIYLVFGTSFLMAGFYSLIRIRKILRMQSDKLIKTDKLEKLMIRIGVFSVLYTVPATIVVACYFYEFANRESWERSAICKDCSGQKQVRPDHSVFIIKYFMALVVGITSGFWIWSGKTIESWKKFLHRLFGLSQARREKVPTLTVTATV from the coding sequence ATGGCTGTAACACACAACAGCGTGTATATAGCGTGGCTCTTCTTGACCGTGTTCTGTTTCGTTTCTAGCAAAGAAAGGAAATGcgaaaaaatcaaaatcccCATGTGCCAGAGCATTGGCTACAACTTAACTTCTATGCCAAATATGTTTAATCACGATACGCAGGAGGAAGCAGCGCTGGAAGTCCACCAGTTTTGGCCTTTGGTCGAAATCAAATGTTCGCCGGATCTGAAGTTCTTTCTCTGCTCTATGTATGCTCCAATGTGCCAGCCGAACTTTAATTATGATGTTCCCCCGTGTCGTTCGATTTGTGAAAGAGCGAGGACTGGTTGCGCGCCTCTGATGCGCCAGTATGGCTTTTCGTGGCCCGAACGgatgaaatgtgaaaattttccGCAGCTCGGGGGCAACAAATTATGTATGGGTCGTAACGCAACCGAGACCAACCAAACGTCAACCACAACAACATCGCTTACGCCTCTTGTTCCCGATTCAGAACAGAAGGACACCGCTACACCGCATGTGAATGCTGTGAAAGAAAGTCACCATCAAGGCAATTGTTGTTCATGCAGGGCTCCGTTTGTATCAGTCAAGGACGAACGATTCAAACAGACTTTACGGGACGTTTCAACGGGGGGTGTATCAAGCTGTGTGATGCCCTGCAACGGAACGTATTTCACCGCGGATCAGGAAAACTTCGCATCGTTCTGGATCGGATTGTGGGCTGTTCTGTGTTTTATATCAACCCTTGTGACTTCGTTGACGTTTCTTATCGACATGCACCGCTTCAAATACCCTGAGCGGCCGATCATCTTTCTCTCGTTCTGCTACTGTTTCGTGGCTATTGGTTACATAATTCGTTTCTTGGCTGGATACAAAACCGTTGCTTGTGATTCCCAAGGTTTAATGCGCTACGAAACATCAGGACCAGCACCGTGTACTATCGTCTTTCTACTAATTTACTTCTTTGGCATGGCTTCTTCGCTGTGGTGGGTCGTACTATCGTTTACCTGGTTTCTATCCGCTGGTATGAAATGGTCAACAGAGGCCATAACGAACTATTCACAGTACTTTCACGTCGCTGCTTGGCTCGTTCCAGCTATACAGACGATCGCAGTTCTTGCTATGTCTACGGTAGACGGCGATCCTGTTAGCGGGATCTGTTTTGTTGGAAATCACAACCTCCGAAGTCTAATTATTTTCGTCGTAGTCCCGCTGGTGATATACCTCGTGTTCGGAACTTCCTTTCTAATGGCGGGATTTTACTCATTGATTCGCATTCGGAAAATTTTACGCATGCAGTCTGATAAACTGATCAAAACCGATAAATTAGAAAAACTTATGATTCGTATTGGGGTTTTCTCGGTTTTATATACTGTCCCAGCGACCATTGTTGTAGCTTGTTACTTTTACGAATTTGCCAACAGGGAAAGTTGGGAACGATCGGCGATATGTAAAGACTGCAGTGGACAGAAACAAGTTCGACCCGACCACTCTGTGTTTATTATAAAGTACTTTATGGCGCTGGTCGTCGGAATAACGTCAGGGTTTTGGATCTGGTCTGGAAAGACAATAGAATCTTGGAAAAAATTCTTACATCGTCTATTCGGCCTTTCGCAAGCTCGAAGGGAAAAGGTTCCAACGCTGACTGTGACGGCGACTGTTTGA